The Triticum dicoccoides isolate Atlit2015 ecotype Zavitan unplaced genomic scaffold, WEW_v2.0 scaffold37055, whole genome shotgun sequence sequence CAAACCAAGCCATCGCTGCCTCGTCGCTCTCGCCGGGAGCGACAACAACCACCGATCTCTTCTTCGCCTTCTTAGCCGGCATCTCCTCCATCCGGATGCCTTGCGGCACGAGCCACTTCGCCACTGCCTAAGACTCGACCTCGGGAATTTTAGGTCCGTCTTCGGCGGTCCGGCATGCCACATCACCACGTCATAGGCACGCGCGGCCTCATCGGCGGTGGGATACGTGCCGAGCCACCAACGCTGCCCGACGTCGGAGAACTCCCGTCCGAAGTTCCCGGAGGGCTTCGCCCTCATGCCGAAGAAACCGGACTTGCCCTTCGgcgtcttcttcggcgccatcggGGAGCGGGGCGGCGACGTGCGGCGCGGGGCAGAGGCGGACGGACCGGAGAGGAGGCGGATGGAGCGGGGCCAGAGAGGAGGCGGGCAGGGTCGGGGCGGAGCGTAGGCGAACGCGATGGGGCGGCACGACGGCAGGCGGCGTCCCAGGCAGGGTGGAATCAGTGGTGGGGGTCTGGATCTACAGCGGGGCGAGACTTTAGAAAGTTAACATGTAACTCTTGCAAActatttcaagagcccgtggcaacgcacgggcactctactagtcTTCATAGAATCTCAGAGCACCCTACCCTCGTGACAATTCTTCTTTCGAAACACAGGTTCATTCAAAAAGCTTAGGGACATGGAAATCTAAAGAAAAACAAGAGCATGAACAAATTTAGTGAGCATGTCCGCCGGCCGTGTGGCAGGCCGGCAGCTGTCGTGGCTCTTGCAGCAGGAGAATCAGAAGGAATCGTAGCGGACAAAGATCGGGTCAAAAGTGCAGGTTAGACTATCTGATTGCGATTAGTCTTAGCTAATCAGCCTATAAGACGAAAAGTACCTTTCAATGGTTTTTCAGGCAGGGGCGGCTGTATGCATGGGGGCAGTCCTCATAATAATATGTTTGATGGCATCATCGCTAGCTCCATCTAATTGCGAATGTACAAGTATGAACATGACTTGTTCAAACCATGAATATACAACTATGATTAGTTGGCCGTTGCAGGCCTGCCACTGCCAGGAACACGGTTTCCTCGTTACTGAGGCGGGAATTGGTGAAGACTATTTCCTTGATATCCACATGCGCCCCAACATAACAGACACATATGCCCTTCCAAGTCCCTTTCCATATATATACTGGTCTCCTTCAACCCTTCGAAGCATCACAAGTTCACAACTCACTAGAACTAGTCTGCACAGCTCTTTTGTCTACTCGACAGAAGACACTTGATCTGGTGAGAATTAACGTTCGCATCCAAATGGCCTCAGGGTTCATCCTCCTTGCCCTTTTGGCTTTGTCAGCTTCTAGTGCTCTTGCCTCCGACCCAGGCCAGCTCCAGGATTTCTGCGTCGCTGACAGGACATCCCAAGGTACATATATGCATTCCTCCGCTGGAACGTTCGAGCTACTTATTTGTGCCTGCCAATATGTAGTTGTTAACTGTTCAAAATCTTGATATGTATGTGCAGTTTTCGTCAATGGATTTGCATGCAAAGACCCAAAGACTGCCTTGGTAGAAGATTTCTTTTTCTCTGGCCTTCACATGGCCGGGAACACGAGCAACAAGCAAGGTTCCGCAGTTACCGCAGTTAATGTGGCGCAAATTGTTGGGTTGAACACTTTGGGCATCTCCCTGGCTCGTGTCGATTATGCACCCTATGGTCAAAACCCACCACATATCCACCCCCGTGCAACCGAGATCCTGACCGTGCTGGAAGGCTCGCTCTATGTTGGTTTCATCACCTCGAACCCTGAAAACAAGTTGTTCTCAAAAGTTCTTAACAAAGGGGATGTGTTTGTGTTTCCACAAGGGATGATTCACTTTCAGCTCAACTACGGAACCAACAAGGCGATAGCCATTGCAGCGCTGAGCAGCAAAAATCCTGGAGTGATCACCATAGCCAGTACAGTGTTTGGATCGAATCCATCCATCTCAGGTGATATACTTGCCAAAGCCTTCCAGGTGGACAAGAAGATGGTCGACCATATTCAAGCTCAGTTCTAGGAATACGCCACATGATTTGTTTATTTGATTCATTAATTTTTTATTTGATTGAAGATTGTAATACATGTTTCTTTTCAATGTAATACCATTTTATGGTTACGCTAATTCGGCTTTTATGGAAGAAAAACAATCATGTTCTCAGTTGTTTCAATTATTATTTTCTTTGTCGTCTCCGGTTGCAAAGGTGAACTATTACATGGTTATTGGTTGACCCCATTGCAATCCTCCAAGTTTCATTATAGTTGCATGTTTCCTCAAGTCACTTTGTAAATTTAAAAGAGAAATGATTGTGGGTTCATTATATGATCAAACATTTTATCTAACCAACTAATAATCATCATAATGAGTTTATGACAAGGCATGGACAACGCCTAGCAGGAGCGGAGCTTCGTTAGGGCAGAACTTGGCCATAGCCCGCCGAGATTTTTTGTGATTTTAATAAAACTTATGCTTCGGAGGTCAGTTAACTAAGCAAAGCTAATTTCGCTACTCGATTGATCCAACGCGTCCAAGCCAGTCGCAGGAGGCAACGTTGCAGCAAGCAGCGGCCAGCCGGTGACCTAGGCAATTGCTTGATTTTTTTTCATGCAACTGTTATTTACATTCTACAAATTGCGCCAGGGAGCCAAGTTTTTGTGTTTTCTTTGAGCTGGCCTTCCCAGTTTTTTCTTCGAATCTCCGCCACCGATTGCCTAGTGTTCACCATGGTTCATTTCAAAACTTATCCATACCATTTCTGATTGTATCATCCCATCCAATAATTGTCTTTAAAACCATTTTTAAAAATCAAACCAAAGATGGCTAATTGTGGCTAATTAATTAAAAAAAAGTGTGGCTAATTAACCAAGCCCATCCTTGATCTATATCTACTTGAATAATGTTATAATGGGTAGAGATTGTATACTAAATAGTTGATCTCTTAACATGTTAAAATGTCACCTCAACATGTAACCATTCATGGGAAAAATGTCAACCATTTCTATTATACTATGCTATTTATATTCTTATTTTTTTACAACTATACAATAATCATTTTTAAATAAATTATGTGTTTCATCTAGTTTTAGTTACCATATTATTAATTCAAAAATTCATGTTTCATAAAACAAAATTATATGGAATATACTGCAACCAACTTCTACAGCAATGCATGAGGTATCATCTAGTCCTACACTCTTCCCTCGCCCAACACTAACGCAAAGCCTGTCTGGTGGGAAACTGCCTTCAGCCCTGGGACGCTATGTATAAGAGGCTATCCAGAAATGCATTCCAAAATTGTGAGGGGAGCACATGGTCACTTCATTTTTAACGAGGGTCCCTTGAGGTATACCTTGATTTCTGCATAGAGCCAAGTACGGTATCGAGGTGTGCTATTGGGATGTTTCCCTGTCGATACTTGGGGCTGCCACTCAGCTTGCGGAAGCTGACCGCGTCACAACTCGAGGATCTGGTGAGGCAGGTGGCCAACAAACTGCCCTCGTGGAGAGGAGTGGCCCTGCCACGGAGCAGCCGGCTTGTGCTTGTTCGATCGGTACTCTGCGCCATACCAATCTACGCCATGCTCGCTCTCCAGCTCCCTCCGAAAACAGTCAAGGTGATCAACAAGATATTTAGGGGCTTCCTTTGGGCAGGCTGGGGAGAGGCCAACGGCAGCCAGTGTAGGGTGGCTTGGAGATCGGTTTGTGCGCCGTGGTGGTCCGGCGGACTTGGGATCCCAGATTTGCATTGGATGAATCTTGCACTGCAAGCTGGGTGGCCATGGCTCCAGAGAACGGATGATTCGAGACCTTGGAAAGGGCTGGATATTAGGGTACCGGCAGAGGCGAAGCGGATATTCCAAGCTGCTATGACAACGTGCCCGGAAACGAAGGAATGGCTATTTCACATGCTTGAAACGCTACCACATGAAGaatttacgaagatcatcattactTTGTGGGCAATTTGGAGCGCAAGACGGAAAGCAATCCACGAATCGATCTTCCAGAGCCCGGAGGCAATTCATGGTTTCATCATGAGATATCTAGCAGACCTGGACATCATCACCGACGCTTCGCAGAAGCAAGGTACAA is a genomic window containing:
- the LOC119346023 gene encoding putative germin-like protein 2-1; translated protein: MASGFILLALLALSASSALASDPGQLQDFCVADRTSQVFVNGFACKDPKTALVEDFFFSGLHMAGNTSNKQGSAVTAVNVAQIVGLNTLGISLARVDYAPYGQNPPHIHPRATEILTVLEGSLYVGFITSNPENKLFSKVLNKGDVFVFPQGMIHFQLNYGTNKAIAIAALSSKNPGVITIASTVFGSNPSISGDILAKAFQVDKKMVDHIQAQF